One genomic window of Polyangium aurulentum includes the following:
- a CDS encoding CarD family transcriptional regulator, with the protein MQPATGAQPAPVFKAGDMAVHPAHGVGEVLRIEERQLGPRKDAFYVLRIEGSGNRVMVAVDAAASVGLRPVMSPDQALEVLQILRAPEVAVDAQPWTRRHRIYQEMLKSGSPFEIAKVLRDMHRLKGDKDLSFGERRLLDQARSLLVHELALAQNVQRSEVEGELRSIFS; encoded by the coding sequence ATGCAGCCCGCAACAGGCGCCCAACCGGCGCCCGTCTTCAAGGCCGGCGACATGGCGGTGCACCCCGCCCACGGCGTCGGCGAGGTCCTGCGCATCGAGGAGCGACAGCTCGGACCACGCAAGGACGCCTTCTACGTCCTGCGCATCGAGGGCAGCGGCAACCGCGTCATGGTGGCCGTCGACGCGGCCGCCTCCGTGGGCCTGCGCCCGGTCATGAGCCCCGACCAGGCCCTCGAGGTCCTGCAAATCTTGCGCGCCCCCGAGGTCGCCGTCGACGCCCAGCCCTGGACCCGACGCCACCGGATCTATCAAGAGATGCTGAAGAGCGGCTCGCCCTTCGAGATCGCCAAGGTGCTGCGCGACATGCACCGGCTGAAGGGCGACAAGGACCTGTCCTTCGGCGAGCGCCGCCTCCTCGACCAGGCCCGGAGCCTGCTCGTGCACGAGCTCGCCCTCGCCCAGAACGTCCAGCGCTCCGAGGTCGAGGGCGAGCTGCGCTCCATCTTCTCCTGA
- a CDS encoding vitamin B12-dependent ribonucleotide reductase — translation MAQPTIVGEGGKVAPSSKEAQGEGTKRSSASKAAAKKEKKKAARGRGLAFERRFTHRGANPLDEVTWERRSSVINNPDGSVVFKMEGAEVPAGWSQLATDIVVSKYFRKAGLHGNKDLGETSVRQVVERLARTIREAGEEFGGYFASTREAEVFEAELSYLLVHQYGAFNSPVWFNCGLWHRYGIKGTGGNFAWNPDETEDESAGTIDEVANAYEKPQCSACFIQSVSDDLMSIYDLVKSEARLFKYGSGTGTNFSAIRGKQEKLSGGGTSSGLMSFLEVFDRAAGATKSGGTTRRAAKMVCLDMDHPEITDFIQWKVREERKAQMLISCGMPADFNGEAYHTVSGQNSNNSLRINDEYMRAVASGGTWETRARTTGEVVDTLNARELWRTVAEAAWGCADPGVQYDTTINRWHTCPNSGRINASNPCSEYMFLDDTACNLASLNLTKFLRSDGSFDIEGYRHAVRVFFVAQEILVDFSSYPTKPIAKNSHEYRPLGLGYANLGTLLMLLGIPYDSDEGRSVAGAITAIMCGHAYKVSAEMAAARGPFPGYAKNREPMLRVMGMHRDAAYAIDRDKCPEPLWRAACADWDEAVKLGQQHGYRNAQATVLAPTGTIGLLMDCDTTGIEPDFSLVKFKKLAGGGYFKIVNQSVPEALRRLGYPEHEVQEIVAYVVGTNTLLAAPHVNRASLKQRGFTNDDLAKIEAAIPGVFDLELAFSPWVLGEEAFVRLGITPEQRSPGFSLLKAVGFSPAEIAEANEVIVGRMTVEGAPHLREEHYAVFDCANRCGKIGKRFLAPMSHVRMMAAAQPFLSGAISKTVNLPNEATIDDVQKIYEEGWRLGLKAIALYRDGCKASQPLSSSGSKEKDKADKADKTEAQKVVETVVVASAPAPAPANRPTGVRVRLPKRRSGFTQEAKVGGHKIFLRTGEYVDGTLGEIFIDMHKEGAAFRSLMNCFAMSVSIGLQYGVPLETFVDQFTFTRFEPQGSVEGHDHVKLATSIVDYIFRSLGIEYLHRYDLAHVQPNPLPPATIQDPADTRAEESSAGVHALPAHTPTRAEPSAHSASALDAQLEDMMGDAPVCDGCGHITVRNGACYKCLNCGNSMGCS, via the coding sequence ATGGCGCAGCCGACGATCGTGGGTGAAGGCGGGAAAGTGGCTCCGAGCAGCAAGGAGGCACAGGGGGAGGGGACCAAGCGGTCCTCGGCCTCCAAGGCCGCTGCGAAGAAGGAGAAGAAGAAGGCCGCCCGCGGCCGTGGGCTCGCCTTCGAGCGCCGCTTCACCCACCGAGGCGCCAACCCCCTCGACGAGGTCACCTGGGAGCGCCGCTCGAGCGTCATCAACAACCCCGACGGCTCGGTCGTCTTCAAGATGGAGGGCGCCGAGGTGCCCGCGGGCTGGTCGCAGCTCGCGACCGACATCGTCGTCTCCAAGTATTTCCGCAAGGCCGGCCTGCACGGCAACAAAGACCTTGGCGAGACGAGCGTGCGCCAGGTGGTCGAGCGCCTCGCCCGCACCATCCGCGAGGCGGGTGAAGAGTTCGGCGGCTACTTCGCCTCCACCCGCGAGGCCGAGGTCTTCGAGGCGGAGCTCTCCTATCTGCTCGTGCACCAGTACGGCGCCTTCAACTCGCCGGTCTGGTTCAACTGCGGCCTCTGGCATCGCTACGGCATCAAGGGGACGGGCGGCAACTTCGCCTGGAACCCGGACGAGACCGAGGACGAGAGCGCGGGGACCATCGACGAGGTGGCGAACGCGTACGAGAAGCCGCAGTGCTCGGCCTGCTTCATCCAGTCGGTGAGCGACGACCTGATGAGCATCTACGACCTCGTGAAGAGCGAGGCGCGCCTGTTCAAGTACGGCTCGGGCACGGGGACGAACTTCAGCGCCATCCGCGGCAAGCAGGAGAAGCTGTCGGGCGGCGGGACCAGCTCGGGGCTGATGAGCTTCCTCGAGGTCTTCGACCGGGCCGCGGGCGCGACGAAGAGCGGCGGCACGACGCGCCGCGCCGCGAAGATGGTCTGCCTCGACATGGACCACCCCGAGATCACCGACTTCATCCAGTGGAAGGTCCGCGAGGAGCGCAAGGCGCAGATGCTCATCTCCTGCGGCATGCCCGCCGACTTCAACGGCGAGGCCTACCACACGGTGAGCGGCCAGAACTCGAACAACTCGCTGCGCATCAACGACGAGTACATGCGCGCCGTCGCCTCGGGCGGGACGTGGGAGACGCGCGCCCGCACGACGGGCGAGGTGGTCGACACGCTGAACGCGCGCGAGCTGTGGCGCACGGTGGCCGAAGCGGCCTGGGGATGCGCCGACCCGGGCGTGCAGTACGACACGACCATCAACCGCTGGCACACCTGCCCGAACTCGGGCCGCATCAACGCCAGTAACCCGTGCTCCGAGTACATGTTCCTCGACGACACGGCCTGCAACCTCGCGAGCTTGAACCTCACCAAGTTCCTGAGGAGCGACGGCTCGTTCGACATCGAGGGCTACCGCCACGCGGTGCGCGTCTTCTTCGTCGCGCAGGAGATCCTCGTCGACTTCTCGTCCTACCCGACGAAGCCCATCGCCAAGAACTCGCACGAGTACCGGCCCCTCGGGCTCGGCTACGCGAACCTCGGCACGCTGCTCATGCTGCTCGGCATCCCCTACGACTCGGACGAGGGGCGCTCGGTGGCCGGGGCGATCACGGCGATCATGTGCGGACACGCCTACAAGGTCTCGGCCGAGATGGCCGCGGCGCGCGGGCCCTTCCCGGGCTACGCGAAGAACCGCGAGCCGATGCTGCGCGTCATGGGCATGCACCGCGACGCGGCCTACGCCATCGACCGCGACAAGTGCCCCGAGCCGCTCTGGCGCGCCGCCTGCGCCGACTGGGACGAGGCCGTCAAGCTCGGCCAGCAGCACGGCTACCGCAACGCGCAGGCCACCGTGCTCGCGCCGACGGGCACCATCGGCCTGCTCATGGACTGCGACACGACGGGCATCGAGCCTGATTTCTCGCTCGTGAAGTTCAAGAAGCTCGCCGGCGGCGGCTACTTCAAGATCGTGAACCAGTCGGTGCCCGAGGCCCTGCGAAGGCTCGGCTACCCCGAGCACGAGGTGCAGGAGATCGTCGCCTATGTCGTCGGCACGAACACCCTGCTCGCCGCGCCGCACGTCAACCGCGCCTCGCTCAAGCAGCGCGGCTTCACGAACGACGACCTCGCGAAGATCGAGGCCGCCATCCCCGGCGTCTTCGACCTCGAGCTCGCCTTCAGCCCGTGGGTGCTCGGCGAGGAGGCCTTCGTGCGCCTCGGCATCACGCCCGAGCAGCGCTCGCCCGGCTTCTCGCTCCTCAAGGCCGTGGGCTTCTCGCCCGCCGAGATCGCCGAGGCCAACGAGGTGATCGTCGGTCGCATGACCGTCGAGGGCGCGCCGCACCTGCGCGAGGAGCACTACGCGGTGTTCGACTGCGCCAACCGCTGCGGCAAGATCGGCAAGCGCTTCCTCGCGCCGATGAGCCACGTGCGCATGATGGCCGCCGCGCAGCCCTTCCTCTCGGGCGCCATCTCGAAGACCGTGAACCTGCCGAACGAGGCCACGATCGACGACGTGCAGAAGATCTACGAAGAGGGCTGGCGCCTCGGCCTCAAGGCCATCGCGCTCTACCGCGACGGCTGCAAGGCCTCGCAGCCCCTGTCGTCGAGCGGCAGCAAGGAGAAGGACAAGGCCGACAAGGCCGACAAGACCGAGGCCCAGAAGGTCGTCGAGACGGTGGTGGTCGCCTCTGCGCCCGCGCCCGCGCCGGCCAACCGACCGACGGGCGTGCGGGTTCGCCTGCCGAAGCGCCGCTCGGGCTTCACGCAGGAGGCGAAGGTCGGCGGGCACAAGATCTTCCTCCGCACCGGCGAGTACGTCGATGGCACGCTCGGCGAGATCTTCATCGACATGCACAAGGAGGGCGCCGCCTTCCGGTCGCTGATGAACTGCTTCGCCATGAGCGTGTCGATCGGCCTGCAGTACGGCGTGCCGCTCGAGACCTTCGTCGATCAGTTCACCTTCACGCGCTTCGAGCCGCAGGGCTCGGTCGAGGGCCACGACCACGTGAAGCTCGCGACCTCGATCGTCGACTACATCTTCCGCAGCCTCGGCATCGAGTACCTGCACCGCTACGACCTCGCGCACGTGCAGCCGAACCCGCTGCCGCCGGCCACCATCCAGGACCCGGCCGACACGCGCGCCGAGGAGAGCTCCGCCGGCGTCCACGCGCTGCCCGCCCACACGCCCACGCGCGCCGAGCCGAGCGCACACAGCGCGAGCGCCCTCGACGCGCAGCTCGAGGACATGATGGGCGACGCTCCCGTCTGCGACGGTTGCGGCCACATCACCGTCCGCAACGGCGCTTGCTACAAGTGCCTGAACTGCGGCAACAGCATGGGCTGCTCGTGA
- the thiL gene encoding thiamine-phosphate kinase has product MGSHGSELSRVEMLRAIFGGADGRTQLGIGDDAAVIGPGNEPLVWTVDAQVEGVHFRRDLMTLADVGFRATMAAASDLGAMGASPLGVLSALILPPDVDDDDLRAIAEGQREAADRVGTRVIGGNLARGRELSITTTVLGEAPRPLGRAGARAGDAIGIAGPLGLAAAGLAVIERGLAARADVEAAVLAYRRPTARVDAGLRARHVATAAIDVSDGLARDVGHVARASGVCAVLEADALVTPELVRVAALLGADPIELALHGGEDYAVVIAVAADAMPAGFVRIGQFEAAGASSVVLRKSDGARVSIEERGYDHFERAP; this is encoded by the coding sequence GTGGGCAGCCATGGCTCGGAGCTTTCGCGGGTCGAGATGCTTCGCGCGATCTTCGGCGGCGCGGATGGGCGCACGCAGCTAGGCATCGGCGACGACGCGGCCGTCATCGGGCCGGGGAACGAGCCGCTCGTCTGGACCGTGGACGCGCAGGTCGAGGGCGTTCACTTCCGCCGCGACCTGATGACGCTCGCGGACGTCGGCTTCCGGGCGACCATGGCGGCGGCGAGCGATCTGGGCGCGATGGGCGCCTCTCCGCTCGGGGTGCTCTCGGCGCTCATCCTGCCCCCCGACGTGGACGACGATGATCTACGCGCCATCGCCGAGGGGCAGCGCGAGGCGGCCGATCGCGTCGGAACGCGGGTGATCGGCGGCAACCTGGCGCGCGGGCGCGAGCTTTCGATCACGACCACCGTGCTCGGCGAGGCGCCGCGTCCGCTCGGGCGTGCGGGTGCGCGGGCGGGGGATGCGATCGGCATCGCGGGTCCGCTCGGGCTCGCGGCGGCGGGGCTCGCCGTGATCGAGCGAGGGCTCGCGGCGAGAGCGGACGTCGAGGCGGCGGTCCTCGCCTACCGGCGTCCGACGGCGCGCGTGGATGCGGGGCTTCGGGCGCGGCACGTGGCGACGGCGGCGATCGACGTGTCCGACGGGCTCGCGCGGGACGTGGGTCACGTGGCGCGCGCGAGCGGCGTGTGCGCGGTTCTCGAAGCCGATGCGCTCGTGACGCCCGAGCTCGTGCGCGTCGCGGCGCTGCTCGGCGCCGATCCGATCGAGCTCGCGCTGCACGGAGGCGAGGACTACGCGGTGGTGATCGCCGTCGCTGCGGACGCGATGCCGGCGGGGTTTGTCCGGATAGGTCAGTTCGAGGCGGCGGGGGCGAGCAGCGTGGTGCTGCGCAAGAGCGACGGTGCGCGCGTCTCCATCGAGGAGCGCGGCTACGATCACTTCGAACGCGCGCCCTAG
- a CDS encoding ATP-binding protein, with protein sequence MSGDPVRTAVADFDAIGLGPLRLEDLVDREAMRGMVASFEKVFGVPIRIVSTSGVTLASSVNEFPICALVNEEPAGRRACSTVVSEVKRLRLEPQNGTTHACFTGARYRVMPIEYERGAIGRAILGPYLPPSVEEVPDTLLSVDDRIDPARAAELLPRMPRIDERTVEQVASHLVSVLDVILWSGHKALLTSKMHIASMRESYRELVEKTSALEQAYERQQELDKLKSNFLATISHELRTPLTSILGYSEMLAGGLAGPMAGPQLDFVQIIQAKSDQLLKLIMSLLDLSKLESGTVMMRRADVAIGAVLTEAASTLAPTAAKKGVALSVDAPGDLPFVLGDPERLRQVFLNLAENALKFTPAGGSVHLVARVVATQDGADADEPGLVLLAPLRQMVEIRVSDTGIGIPEEERAKVFDPFYQVDQSPTREHGGTGLGLSIVKRLVEAHHGTVSIEGNAPSGAVFVVRLPASRPSAPPSRGAISVRFA encoded by the coding sequence TTGAGCGGCGATCCCGTACGCACGGCGGTCGCCGACTTCGACGCGATCGGGCTCGGCCCCCTCAGGCTCGAGGACCTCGTCGATCGCGAGGCGATGCGCGGCATGGTCGCCTCGTTCGAGAAGGTCTTCGGCGTCCCCATCCGCATCGTGTCCACGTCCGGCGTCACGCTCGCGAGCTCGGTCAACGAGTTCCCGATCTGCGCGCTCGTGAACGAGGAGCCCGCGGGCCGGAGGGCGTGCAGCACGGTCGTCTCCGAGGTGAAGCGGCTGCGCCTCGAGCCCCAGAACGGCACCACGCACGCCTGCTTCACGGGCGCGCGCTACCGCGTCATGCCCATCGAGTACGAGCGCGGCGCGATCGGACGCGCGATCCTCGGCCCGTACCTGCCGCCCTCGGTCGAGGAGGTCCCGGACACGCTGCTGTCGGTCGACGACCGCATCGACCCGGCGCGCGCGGCGGAGCTGTTGCCGCGCATGCCGCGCATCGACGAGCGCACGGTCGAGCAGGTGGCGAGCCACCTCGTCTCGGTGCTCGACGTGATCCTGTGGAGCGGCCACAAGGCGCTGCTCACGTCGAAGATGCACATCGCGTCGATGCGCGAGAGCTACCGCGAGCTGGTCGAGAAGACGTCCGCGCTCGAGCAGGCCTACGAGCGGCAGCAGGAGCTCGACAAGCTCAAGTCGAACTTCCTCGCCACGATCTCGCACGAGCTGCGCACCCCGCTCACGTCGATCCTCGGCTACAGCGAGATGCTCGCGGGCGGGCTCGCCGGTCCCATGGCGGGCCCGCAGCTCGACTTCGTTCAGATCATTCAGGCGAAGAGCGATCAGCTCCTCAAGCTCATCATGAGCCTGCTCGACCTGTCGAAGCTCGAGAGCGGCACCGTGATGATGCGCAGGGCCGACGTCGCCATCGGCGCGGTGCTCACGGAGGCGGCCTCGACGCTGGCGCCCACGGCCGCGAAGAAGGGCGTGGCCCTGTCGGTCGACGCGCCCGGCGATTTGCCCTTCGTGCTCGGCGATCCGGAGCGGCTGCGGCAGGTCTTTTTGAACCTCGCGGAGAACGCTCTCAAGTTCACGCCGGCGGGCGGCAGCGTGCACCTCGTCGCGCGCGTCGTGGCGACGCAGGACGGCGCGGACGCGGACGAACCCGGGCTCGTCTTGCTCGCGCCCTTGCGGCAGATGGTCGAGATCCGCGTGTCCGACACGGGCATCGGGATCCCCGAGGAGGAGCGCGCGAAGGTGTTCGACCCGTTCTACCAGGTCGATCAATCGCCGACGCGCGAGCATGGCGGCACCGGGCTCGGGCTGTCGATCGTCAAGCGGCTCGTCGAGGCGCACCACGGCACGGTGAGCATCGAGGGCAACGCTCCTTCGGGCGCCGTGTTCGTCGTTCGCCTGCCCGCGTCGCGGCCCTCGGCGCCGCCGTCGCGCGGGGCGATCTCGGTGCGGTTCGCCTGA
- a CDS encoding GTP-binding protein yields MQLDFAAREVTIKLVYYGPALSGKTTNLAALHGRAGPEARGRLMTLETQDDRTLFFDLLPLTFRSKDGDASLRIKLYTVPGQPIHAATRRLVLQGADGVALIADSRVSETQRNAEAFLDLRQNLRDNGIDLARLPLVIQFNKRDLPDVRSDEELVRLAVRGKEPVFRAIATRGVGVVETFVCLLWLTWRSLDQSHQLSRKLQIDGEELVTGAARQLGITTPFRDLIAVRMGGAGADLASGGAP; encoded by the coding sequence GTGCAGCTCGATTTCGCGGCCCGCGAGGTCACGATCAAGCTCGTTTATTACGGGCCCGCGCTGAGCGGAAAGACGACGAACCTCGCCGCCCTCCACGGCCGTGCCGGCCCCGAGGCGCGGGGTCGTCTGATGACGCTCGAGACGCAGGACGATCGAACCCTCTTCTTCGACCTCCTGCCGCTCACGTTCCGCTCCAAGGACGGCGACGCGTCGCTCAGGATCAAGCTCTACACCGTCCCCGGCCAGCCCATCCACGCGGCCACGCGCAGGCTCGTCCTGCAGGGCGCCGACGGCGTCGCGCTCATCGCCGACTCGCGCGTCTCCGAGACCCAGCGCAACGCCGAGGCCTTCCTCGACCTGCGCCAGAACCTGCGCGACAACGGCATCGACCTCGCGCGCCTGCCGCTGGTCATCCAGTTCAACAAGCGCGACCTGCCCGACGTGCGCAGCGACGAGGAGCTGGTGCGCCTCGCGGTGCGCGGCAAGGAGCCCGTCTTCCGCGCCATCGCCACGCGCGGGGTCGGCGTCGTCGAGACCTTCGTTTGCCTCCTGTGGCTGACCTGGCGCTCGCTCGACCAGAGCCATCAGCTCTCGCGCAAGCTCCAGATCGACGGCGAGGAGCTGGTCACGGGCGCGGCGCGGCAGCTCGGGATCACCACGCCTTTCCGCGATCTCATCGCGGTGCGCATGGGCGGCGCGGGCGCCGATCTCGCCTCCGGGGGTGCGCCTTGA
- a CDS encoding dynamin family protein produces MLEEFRTKQIEVTGTLRDLVTLAERVGARSLSARLGNDVVKKLEADRFHLVVVGEFNHGKTTFVNALLGAEVLPVGVTPTTAVIHHLEYATDPRAELVRDSGERTNLPFEEVRKFAVGQEKGSEGSTSDVKYLEVGYPADLLKERIVLVDTPGVNDLSLQRADITYSYIPRSDAVLFLVDAGQPLKESERVFLNDKLLGQSRDKIIFVVTKRDIWTSDEEEEALAYIRTELAKLVRQPVVFAVSAKRALEGDVAGSGMPELLGHLTKFLAEERGRILLDNALGEGLESARLLGKGIDARRRAAVMSSEELGRRIAHLEKDLAGQSRTIEERRAGIREEVSAIRAWVRRDLDRFVDDVARQLPAIIDEASSDEIKVYLGPFLEKAFTDWAQAETKEIAAALEALAEKTIALVREDAHDVAKRVGQALGGDVRTPSVEVDTFGYDVGVFALFTIGLGVMFTNALLGGLLALAAPVLAVYVKEKVELETKKRAKETAPAALREAASRIGPKLDEMINDLAQRLDTWVVTAGEELHREVIEVLEAARSERASAQPGAEAATKACDEQAHELGSVVGRLEGLRGSLWAAPAAAVASAPTAPAGAA; encoded by the coding sequence ATGCTCGAAGAGTTTCGTACCAAGCAGATCGAGGTGACGGGCACGCTGCGCGACCTCGTGACCCTCGCCGAGCGGGTGGGCGCCAGATCGCTCTCCGCGCGGCTCGGCAACGACGTCGTCAAGAAGCTCGAGGCCGACCGTTTCCACCTCGTCGTCGTGGGCGAGTTCAACCACGGCAAGACCACGTTCGTGAACGCCCTGCTCGGCGCCGAGGTCCTGCCCGTGGGCGTGACGCCGACGACGGCGGTCATCCATCACCTCGAGTACGCCACCGACCCGCGCGCCGAGCTGGTGCGCGACTCGGGCGAGCGGACGAACCTGCCCTTCGAGGAGGTGCGCAAGTTCGCCGTCGGCCAGGAGAAGGGCTCCGAGGGCTCGACCAGCGACGTGAAGTATCTCGAGGTCGGCTACCCGGCCGACCTGCTGAAAGAGCGCATCGTCCTCGTCGACACCCCAGGCGTGAACGACCTGTCCCTGCAGCGCGCCGACATCACCTACAGCTACATCCCGCGCTCGGACGCGGTGCTCTTCCTCGTCGACGCGGGCCAGCCGCTCAAGGAGAGCGAGCGCGTGTTCCTCAACGACAAACTGCTCGGCCAGTCGCGCGACAAGATCATCTTCGTGGTCACCAAGCGCGACATCTGGACGAGCGACGAGGAGGAGGAGGCGCTCGCGTACATCCGCACCGAGCTCGCCAAGCTCGTGCGGCAGCCGGTGGTCTTCGCCGTCAGCGCCAAGCGCGCGCTCGAGGGCGACGTCGCGGGCAGCGGCATGCCCGAGCTGCTCGGGCACCTGACCAAGTTCCTCGCCGAGGAGCGCGGTCGCATCCTGCTCGACAACGCGCTCGGCGAGGGGCTCGAATCGGCGCGCTTGCTCGGCAAGGGCATCGACGCGCGCAGGCGCGCCGCCGTCATGTCGAGCGAGGAGCTCGGCCGCAGGATCGCTCATCTCGAGAAGGACCTCGCAGGCCAGTCGCGCACCATCGAGGAGCGCCGGGCCGGCATCCGCGAGGAGGTCTCGGCCATCCGCGCGTGGGTTCGTCGCGACCTCGACCGCTTCGTCGACGACGTCGCCCGCCAGCTCCCGGCCATCATCGACGAGGCGTCGAGCGACGAGATCAAGGTCTACCTCGGGCCCTTCCTCGAGAAGGCCTTCACCGACTGGGCGCAGGCCGAGACCAAGGAGATCGCCGCCGCGCTCGAGGCGCTCGCCGAGAAGACGATCGCGCTCGTCCGCGAGGACGCGCACGACGTGGCCAAGCGCGTGGGGCAGGCCCTCGGCGGCGACGTCCGCACCCCGAGCGTCGAGGTCGACACCTTCGGCTACGACGTCGGCGTCTTCGCGCTCTTCACCATCGGCCTCGGCGTGATGTTCACGAACGCGCTGCTCGGCGGGCTCCTGGCGCTCGCGGCGCCCGTGCTCGCCGTCTACGTCAAAGAGAAGGTCGAGCTCGAGACCAAGAAGCGCGCGAAGGAGACGGCTCCGGCCGCGCTGCGCGAGGCGGCCTCTCGCATCGGCCCGAAGCTCGACGAGATGATCAACGACCTCGCGCAGCGGCTCGACACCTGGGTCGTCACCGCCGGCGAGGAGCTGCACCGCGAGGTCATCGAGGTGCTCGAGGCCGCGCGCAGCGAGCGCGCCTCCGCGCAGCCCGGCGCCGAGGCCGCCACCAAGGCGTGCGACGAGCAAGCGCACGAGCTCGGCAGCGTGGTGGGCCGCCTCGAAGGCCTTCGCGGCTCGCTCTGGGCGGCGCCCGCCGCAGCCGTGGCGAGCGCGCCCACGGCCCCGGCCGGCGCGGCGTAG
- a CDS encoding M48 family metallopeptidase → MAQVGTLDFKGFVEGRKGQRAGGADGGGHAYAYVSDRNTRLAFEKMKPVELAVSASVRFFKSVGKAELLGHAVKVGPNQFPRVHSLASHCAGTLGIATPTLYIVNSPHLNAATYGTNDDSFILVHSALVDHFTDEELINVIGHECGHIHNSHVVYLTAMHYLARMAGLFVRWAVAPALVALNGWSRRAEVTCDRAGLLCCKSLDVSTRTLAKLALGSTKLYSELNMDAFLEQYEESKDSVGRYSELFASHPWLPKRVMALRTFAESELYRKHTSAGEGGLSMEQVDEKVHDIIKVLG, encoded by the coding sequence ATGGCACAGGTGGGAACGCTCGATTTCAAGGGCTTCGTGGAAGGCCGCAAGGGGCAGCGCGCCGGCGGCGCGGATGGGGGAGGTCACGCGTACGCGTACGTCTCGGATCGCAACACGCGCCTGGCGTTCGAGAAGATGAAGCCGGTCGAGCTCGCGGTCTCGGCCTCGGTCCGCTTCTTCAAGTCCGTGGGCAAGGCCGAGCTGCTGGGCCACGCGGTGAAGGTGGGGCCGAACCAGTTCCCGCGCGTGCATTCGCTCGCGTCCCATTGCGCGGGGACGCTCGGGATTGCGACGCCCACGCTCTACATCGTCAACAGCCCCCACCTGAATGCGGCCACGTACGGCACGAACGACGACTCGTTCATCCTCGTGCACTCGGCCCTCGTCGATCACTTCACCGACGAGGAGCTCATCAACGTGATCGGGCACGAGTGCGGGCACATCCACAACAGCCACGTCGTGTACCTGACCGCGATGCACTATCTCGCGCGCATGGCGGGCCTGTTCGTGCGCTGGGCGGTGGCGCCGGCGCTCGTCGCGCTGAACGGCTGGTCGCGCCGCGCCGAGGTCACCTGTGACCGCGCGGGGCTGCTCTGCTGCAAGAGCCTCGACGTCTCGACCCGCACGCTCGCCAAGCTCGCGCTCGGCTCGACCAAGCTCTACTCCGAGCTGAACATGGACGCGTTCCTCGAGCAGTACGAGGAGAGCAAGGACAGCGTCGGCCGCTATAGCGAGCTGTTCGCGAGCCACCCCTGGCTGCCCAAGCGCGTGATGGCGCTGCGGACCTTCGCCGAGAGCGAGCTGTACCGCAAGCACACGAGCGCCGGCGAGGGCGGTTTGTCGATGGAGCAGGTCGACGAGAAGGTCCACGACATCATCAAGGTCCTCGGTTAG
- a CDS encoding homoserine kinase, translated as MAVLTPLPLESARAIAARFGLDVTQVRGILAGSVNSNFELSLASGERVFLRIYEEQDLLSAAGEARLLEHLAANGVPTPKPLAMIDGGGFLAEHAGKPVALFPWVEGEALCQARVTPAHARRVGEALAGVHLAGMSFEGAPASRFRVGDLFVRLEEIECVERSAEVADTARVLRRGLERQLERPPATEVPLVHGDLFRDNVLWGGASIAALLDFESASRGSAAFDLMVTVLAWCFGDRLELALARALVEGYATVRPLGDERERLHDAAVFAALRFSITRITDFELRPRGAGVYKDFRRFVARLRAVEEIGASAWPSALGV; from the coding sequence ATGGCCGTGCTCACGCCGCTCCCTCTCGAGAGCGCTCGGGCGATCGCTGCGCGCTTCGGGCTCGATGTCACGCAGGTGCGCGGGATTCTCGCGGGCAGCGTGAACTCGAACTTCGAGCTGTCGCTCGCGAGCGGCGAGCGCGTGTTTCTGCGCATCTACGAGGAGCAGGATCTTCTCTCGGCGGCGGGCGAGGCGCGCCTGCTCGAGCACCTCGCAGCGAACGGCGTGCCCACGCCGAAGCCGCTCGCGATGATCGATGGCGGCGGCTTCCTCGCCGAGCACGCGGGCAAGCCCGTCGCGCTGTTCCCGTGGGTCGAGGGTGAAGCGCTCTGCCAGGCGCGCGTGACGCCCGCGCACGCCCGGCGCGTGGGGGAGGCGCTCGCGGGCGTGCACCTCGCGGGGATGTCGTTCGAGGGCGCGCCGGCCAGCCGATTCCGGGTCGGCGATCTCTTCGTTCGCCTGGAAGAAATCGAGTGCGTCGAGCGCTCTGCCGAGGTCGCGGACACGGCGCGCGTGCTGCGCAGGGGGCTCGAGCGGCAGCTCGAGCGGCCCCCCGCGACCGAGGTGCCGCTCGTCCATGGGGATCTGTTTCGCGACAACGTGCTCTGGGGCGGCGCGTCCATCGCTGCGCTGCTCGACTTCGAGAGCGCCTCCCGAGGCAGCGCGGCGTTCGACTTGATGGTGACCGTGCTGGCGTGGTGCTTCGGCGATCGGCTCGAGCTCGCACTCGCCCGCGCGCTCGTCGAGGGCTACGCGACCGTGCGCCCGCTCGGTGACGAGCGCGAACGGCTCCACGACGCGGCCGTCTTCGCTGCGCTGCGCTTCTCGATCACGCGCATCACCGACTTCGAACTCAGGCCGCGCGGGGCCGGTGTTTACAAGGATTTCCGTCGCTTCGTCGCGCGGCTTCGCGCGGTCGAGGAGATCGGGGCCTCGGCGTGGCCCTCGGCGCTCGGCGTGTGA